A portion of the Lysinibacillus timonensis genome contains these proteins:
- a CDS encoding cell wall metabolism sensor histidine kinase WalK: protein MKIKTWLFVSYLIVMILPLLAAYYLLVWINEFNKDLEVKDYFEKWTELQSIIPLLKQQEFYQLGEEYPELDNVTSDKTEISLYLKEGLLLYTSNPISIETTRFINQEELYKNLYQFNSSFNAYTYKEPVFNGNELIGFFEVRLVRSEWIMGVSNMTRFVIAGFIVIFMMIFGAVVYFVNRKLNRPLKQLISQMQTFARNEEVKPIRITNDEIGELAKSFEEMKSQIILTQIKLDQEQKEKEYMIASVSHDLKTPLTSIRAYAEGLKNKENIEEYSSIIIDKSNYMKQMLDDLLMYTLLQSPSYHISTVEVDGNEFFEMLVSDYDVLCQNHGITLKTICYIHGMFEVDPTQLLRVTDNLMSNAIKHTEINGEIVIAAIDHDSEVEGLYTFSKDRLVKDDGMYLVVQNSGKGINERDIENVLKPLYQVDEARTKNGKAGTGLGLSIAKLIIEKHGGSIEVVSKLDIGTSVIVWLPSKKGDNKNENK from the coding sequence ATGAAAATTAAAACATGGTTATTTGTTTCCTATTTAATCGTCATGATCCTCCCGTTACTTGCTGCTTATTATTTGCTCGTTTGGATTAATGAATTCAATAAAGATTTAGAAGTAAAAGATTACTTTGAAAAATGGACAGAACTTCAATCCATTATTCCATTATTAAAACAACAAGAATTCTATCAACTAGGGGAAGAATATCCAGAACTTGATAATGTAACAAGTGACAAAACAGAAATCAGCTTATATTTAAAAGAAGGGTTACTCCTCTACACATCGAATCCAATTTCTATTGAAACGACAAGGTTTATCAATCAAGAAGAGCTTTATAAAAATTTGTACCAATTTAATTCTTCATTTAATGCGTACACGTACAAAGAACCTGTGTTTAATGGAAACGAATTAATTGGGTTTTTTGAAGTAAGATTAGTTCGAAGTGAATGGATTATGGGTGTTTCAAATATGACAAGATTCGTTATTGCAGGATTTATAGTCATATTTATGATGATCTTTGGCGCAGTCGTTTATTTCGTGAACAGAAAACTAAATCGACCATTAAAACAGCTTATCAGTCAGATGCAAACTTTTGCACGAAATGAAGAAGTTAAGCCAATTCGTATAACAAATGATGAAATAGGTGAATTAGCAAAAAGCTTTGAAGAAATGAAATCACAAATCATATTAACACAAATAAAGTTAGATCAGGAACAAAAGGAAAAAGAATATATGATCGCAAGTGTATCGCATGATTTGAAAACACCTTTAACTTCTATTCGAGCGTATGCAGAAGGTTTAAAAAACAAAGAAAATATCGAAGAATATTCGTCAATTATTATCGATAAATCAAACTATATGAAACAAATGTTAGATGATCTTTTGATGTATACACTTCTTCAGTCACCGAGCTATCATATTTCTACAGTTGAAGTAGACGGAAATGAATTTTTCGAGATGCTTGTTTCAGATTATGATGTACTATGTCAGAATCATGGAATCACATTAAAAACGATTTGTTATATACATGGGATGTTTGAAGTGGATCCTACGCAATTACTTCGAGTGACTGATAACTTAATGAGCAATGCGATAAAGCATACCGAAATAAATGGTGAAATTGTCATTGCAGCAATTGACCACGATAGTGAAGTCGAAGGACTCTATACATTTTCAAAAGATCGATTAGTAAAGGACGATGGTATGTATTTAGTCGTTCAAAATTCTGGTAAAGGAATAAATGAAAGAGATATCGAAAACGTTCTAAAACCTTTATATCAAGTGGATGAAGCCAGAACAAAAAATGGAAAAGCAGGTACTGGCCTTGGGCTTAGTATCGCAAAATTAATTATAGAAAAGCATGGTGGGTCAATTGAAGTCGTATCAAAATTAGATATTGGGACAAGTGTCATCGTATGGCTACCATCAAAAAAAGGAGACAATAAAAATGAAAATAAATAG
- a CDS encoding response regulator transcription factor, with protein sequence MEANILIVEDDQEIARIMRDTLLNCGHYVTWATTGLEGLQDFRSNDYDLVLIDLMMPEMDGFTLCKNIRWESEVPIIIVSARKDDVDKVAGLGLGADDYISKPFSLTELEARVKSHLRRWFRYQGIEQKSEIISFDGGLTIDYTFKKVYLHQEEIPLTTKEYDLLQLLSRNMKRVFTKREIYEHIWQQADINDVHTVTVHVKSIREKIMDTAKNPKFIQTVWGKGYMFIGEEQ encoded by the coding sequence ATGGAAGCAAATATCCTAATTGTTGAAGATGATCAGGAAATTGCACGTATAATGCGAGATACACTATTAAATTGTGGTCATTATGTTACCTGGGCTACAACAGGACTTGAAGGTTTGCAGGACTTTAGGTCAAATGATTATGACTTAGTATTAATTGACTTAATGATGCCAGAAATGGATGGTTTTACTTTATGTAAAAATATACGTTGGGAAAGTGAAGTTCCAATTATTATCGTAAGCGCGCGTAAAGATGATGTTGATAAAGTTGCAGGACTTGGACTTGGTGCAGATGATTATATTTCAAAGCCATTTAGTTTAACTGAATTAGAAGCAAGAGTGAAATCACATTTGCGCAGATGGTTTCGTTACCAAGGGATAGAGCAAAAAAGTGAAATAATTAGTTTTGATGGTGGCTTAACCATTGACTATACGTTTAAAAAAGTTTATCTCCACCAGGAGGAAATTCCATTAACAACTAAGGAATACGATTTGCTTCAGCTACTATCTAGAAATATGAAAAGAGTATTTACAAAAAGAGAAATTTATGAACATATATGGCAACAAGCGGATATAAATGATGTCCACACAGTGACGGTACATGTGAAATCAATTAGAGAAAAAATAATGGATACAGCAAAAAATCCAAAATTTATTCAGACCGTTTGGGGAAAAGGTTATATGTTTATTGGTGAAGAACAATGA
- a CDS encoding SDR family NAD(P)-dependent oxidoreductase, which produces MMFNNKVVIVTGAAQGIGKEIAIQYAKSGANVVLADMNKQFIHEVNDQINQSGYVSKYIVTDVRKEEDVIELMKFTVENYSKIDVLINNAGIFKPKPPYDLSIDEWDNVINTNLRSVFLCSREAAKYMRLNAHGGSIISMASTRATMSEPNTESYAATKGGIVSLTHALARSFASDKIRVNCISPGWIETGDYESLREIDHTQHLSQRVGRPADIAKACFYLSDPNNDFVTGINLTVDGGMTKKMIYEE; this is translated from the coding sequence TTGATGTTCAACAATAAAGTTGTTATCGTAACTGGAGCCGCGCAAGGTATTGGGAAAGAGATTGCTATACAATATGCAAAATCAGGAGCAAACGTTGTTCTAGCAGATATGAATAAACAATTTATTCATGAGGTTAATGATCAAATTAATCAAAGTGGTTATGTATCTAAATATATTGTTACTGATGTTCGTAAAGAGGAAGATGTTATTGAACTTATGAAGTTTACTGTTGAGAATTATAGTAAGATTGATGTCCTCATTAACAATGCTGGAATTTTTAAACCCAAACCTCCTTACGATTTATCCATCGATGAATGGGATAATGTCATCAATACTAATTTACGAAGTGTGTTTTTATGCTCAAGAGAAGCTGCTAAATATATGCGTTTGAATGCACACGGAGGATCCATCATTTCAATGGCTTCTACTCGTGCAACTATGTCAGAACCTAACACGGAATCATATGCTGCTACTAAAGGTGGCATTGTATCACTAACTCATGCTTTAGCTCGATCGTTTGCGTCTGATAAAATTCGAGTAAATTGTATTTCTCCAGGTTGGATTGAAACCGGTGATTATGAAAGCTTACGTGAAATCGATCATACACAACATTTATCACAACGCGTAGGGAGACCTGCAGATATTGCTAAAGCATGTTTTTACCTTTCAGACCCGAACAACGATTTTGTTACTGGCATCAATTTAACAGTAGATGGTGGTATGACGAAGAAAATGATCTATGAGGAGTAA
- a CDS encoding DUF2752 domain-containing protein translates to MDKHILLKNIKTNLKHIDWKKNTIVMFVLFILALIYIKILLPVYHIRIPCLFTEITGLQDPGEGLTSSLYALSNFEFYQAFRFNMLVFILPVLYILYKFFELAELKKAAKYLMGFMLFLTIVFGILRNIPYFEWLKPTII, encoded by the coding sequence ATGGATAAACATATTTTACTTAAAAATATAAAAACTAACCTAAAACATATTGACTGGAAGAAAAATACTATTGTCATGTTTGTTCTATTCATTTTAGCATTAATTTATATTAAAATTCTTCTTCCTGTATATCATATCCGAATACCTTGCCTATTTACTGAGATAACGGGATTACAGGATCCTGGTGAAGGGTTAACTTCATCACTTTATGCGTTATCAAATTTTGAGTTTTACCAAGCTTTTCGATTTAATATGTTAGTCTTCATTTTACCGGTCTTATATATTTTATATAAATTTTTCGAGTTGGCAGAATTGAAGAAAGCAGCAAAATACTTAATGGGTTTCATGCTATTTCTAACAATTGTTTTTGGTATATTACGAAACATACCGTATTTTGAATGGTTAAAACCAACTATTATTTAA
- a CDS encoding DUF4234 domain-containing protein has protein sequence MIRERNIALAIILTIITCGIYGIYWMYCITNEVSLLSDDQSFSGGKAILFTIITCGIYIFFWDYQLGQNIARAQQNRGFYPKDNGVLFIVLSIFGLGIINYAIAQSEINKLIAPY, from the coding sequence TTGATAAGGGAAAGAAATATCGCTTTAGCTATCATTCTAACTATCATTACTTGTGGTATTTACGGAATTTACTGGATGTATTGTATAACGAATGAAGTAAGTTTGTTAAGTGATGACCAAAGTTTCTCAGGTGGGAAAGCCATCTTATTTACAATCATTACTTGTGGAATTTACATTTTCTTCTGGGATTACCAATTAGGTCAGAATATTGCAAGAGCACAACAAAACCGTGGATTTTACCCAAAAGATAACGGGGTATTGTTTATAGTGTTAAGTATTTTTGGCTTAGGTATTATTAATTATGCAATTGCACAAAGTGAGATTAATAAATTAATAGCACCTTATTAA
- a CDS encoding hemolysin III family protein, translating to MTQIVVAESSYSKKEEFWNAMTHGIGAFLTIPATVLLVGKAIENESTIQLISYVIFGISMFLLYLASTLYHSWPTHKNFLKKMDHSSIFLLIAGTYTPVALIAIGGTNGWILFGIEWGLAVIGIILKQFFVHRFAKISLIVYIGMGWLVIFVFQPVVEHITLNGVFTLLAGGLSYTIGTYFYKNKKLPYNHAIWHVFVMGGSLFMFLAIYFFI from the coding sequence ATGACCCAAATTGTAGTGGCAGAAAGTAGTTATAGCAAAAAAGAAGAGTTTTGGAATGCGATGACACACGGAATCGGTGCATTTTTAACAATTCCAGCAACAGTCCTATTGGTTGGGAAGGCGATTGAAAACGAATCCACTATACAACTAATAAGTTACGTTATTTTTGGAATATCCATGTTTCTTCTTTATTTGGCTTCTACTTTATATCATTCATGGCCAACTCATAAAAACTTTTTAAAGAAGATGGATCATAGTTCGATATTTCTTCTTATTGCAGGTACATATACACCCGTTGCGTTAATTGCAATTGGAGGAACTAACGGTTGGATTCTATTTGGAATAGAATGGGGATTGGCGGTAATTGGAATTATATTAAAACAATTTTTCGTCCATCGCTTTGCCAAAATATCCTTAATCGTCTACATTGGAATGGGATGGCTAGTTATTTTTGTTTTTCAACCAGTTGTTGAACACATAACTTTAAATGGTGTATTCACTTTACTTGCAGGTGGTTTAAGTTACACGATTGGGACATATTTTTATAAAAATAAAAAACTACCGTACAATCATGCTATTTGGCATGTATTTGTAATGGGTGGTAGCTTGTTTATGTTTTTAGCCATTTATTTCTTCATATAA
- a CDS encoding SH3 domain-containing C40 family peptidase, whose amino-acid sequence MKAIVNTMIANLHSAPEMMSELTDEVFYGMTVEILEICGEAWLRVETPYRYKGYCLRENLLISDELVTKWRNEAKYIVIQNFADVLLEPKIQSSKIMTLVKGSTIKVVKHQENGDWTKVELASGEVGYTRTHWIQDKIEQMTVSEEEFREKVVRSALSYLSTPYRWGGKTPVGIDCSGLCSMAYMLNGVIIYRDAKIVEGFPIKEIQMDLMQKGDLLYFPGHIAMYIGDSLYVHSSLGGNEVSINSLNEQHPKYRQDLATTITAVGSLFAPK is encoded by the coding sequence ATGAAGGCAATTGTAAATACGATGATAGCCAATTTACATAGTGCACCAGAAATGATGTCAGAGTTAACAGATGAAGTTTTTTATGGTATGACTGTAGAGATTTTGGAGATATGTGGAGAAGCTTGGCTACGAGTAGAGACACCCTATCGTTATAAGGGTTACTGTCTACGAGAAAATTTATTAATTAGTGATGAACTAGTAACGAAATGGAGAAATGAAGCGAAATACATTGTGATTCAGAATTTTGCAGACGTTTTACTAGAACCGAAAATACAAAGCTCTAAAATCATGACATTAGTCAAAGGTTCTACTATTAAAGTCGTAAAACACCAAGAAAATGGTGATTGGACAAAAGTGGAGCTAGCTAGTGGAGAAGTAGGTTATACTCGCACTCATTGGATACAAGATAAAATAGAACAAATGACCGTTTCCGAGGAAGAGTTCCGCGAAAAAGTTGTTCGATCTGCTCTAAGTTATTTATCCACCCCATATCGTTGGGGAGGAAAGACACCGGTTGGGATTGATTGTTCAGGTCTTTGTTCCATGGCGTACATGTTAAATGGAGTAATAATTTATCGGGATGCAAAAATTGTAGAAGGTTTTCCGATTAAAGAAATCCAAATGGACCTCATGCAAAAGGGAGACTTGCTATATTTTCCGGGACACATCGCTATGTATATTGGTGATAGTCTTTACGTTCATTCCTCTCTTGGTGGCAACGAAGTAAGTATCAATAGCCTTAATGAACAACACCCTAAATATCGTCAAGATTTAGCAACGACGATAACCGCTGTAGGAAGTTTGTTTGCACCGAAATAA
- a CDS encoding serine hydrolase codes for MVEAIYESINKADCKIHMFVKETRNNTLLICERFNEEFSSASLIKVPILMAVLHFVEQNHRLLQESIRVNDENKVDFSIITEQNLRVSTLYELLVWMIISSDNTATNVLIDYIGMNELNNYFQLMGLTQTRLQRKMMDVKQMEQGVDNMTSARDMEHLFSRIYRQDLLSTKYSELAINILCRQRIQDCLKRYIEDDVRVAHKTGSLDTVIHDVGIVFNDVSDYLIGIFITEVKDTDNAKQLIGRISKEVYHHLVRRKGGNPQNEGNCKYDDSQFT; via the coding sequence TTGGTTGAAGCCATTTATGAATCAATTAATAAAGCAGATTGTAAAATTCATATGTTTGTGAAAGAAACTAGAAATAATACTTTATTAATATGTGAACGGTTCAATGAAGAATTTTCAAGTGCCAGTCTGATTAAAGTACCCATACTAATGGCGGTGCTTCATTTTGTAGAGCAAAATCACCGATTACTACAAGAATCGATTCGAGTAAACGATGAAAATAAAGTTGACTTCAGTATAATTACTGAACAGAATCTTCGAGTTAGTACTTTGTACGAACTTTTAGTGTGGATGATTATTTCTAGTGATAATACAGCAACAAACGTATTAATAGATTATATAGGAATGAATGAGCTGAATAATTACTTCCAGTTAATGGGTCTAACACAGACAAGGTTACAACGTAAAATGATGGACGTTAAGCAAATGGAACAGGGTGTTGATAATATGACATCAGCCCGAGATATGGAACACCTATTTTCAAGAATCTATAGGCAAGATTTACTTTCAACAAAGTATAGCGAACTTGCCATTAATATACTGTGTCGTCAAAGAATTCAAGATTGCTTGAAACGATATATAGAAGATGACGTACGTGTAGCGCACAAAACGGGCAGTCTTGATACCGTCATCCATGATGTTGGTATTGTTTTTAATGATGTTTCAGATTATTTGATTGGTATTTTTATTACCGAAGTAAAAGATACAGATAATGCTAAACAACTTATAGGACGTATTTCAAAAGAAGTTTACCATCATCTAGTTAGGAGAAAAGGAGGGAACCCTCAAAATGAAGGCAATTGTAAATACGATGATAGCCAATTTACATAG
- a CDS encoding LD-carboxypeptidase, with product MRIPKGLKKGDTIGLISASSPTPPENLQKAIESVEKLGFKVVVGDTCKERHGYLAGNDELRAREVNEMFRNPDIDGIFCIRGGYGATKILPMLDLEMIKENPKVFAGYSDVTALHIVFNQICKFVTFHSPMPSTEFIRPEMDQYTWDSFTSNVMEPERGDYLLKNIDGQPMRTLVSGEAKGQLVGGNLTLVTASLGTPYEINTKDKILFLEDIDEYERSIDRMLTQLKLAGKLNDAAGILLGAWTNCGPQNPQHPEQSLRLQTIFEEMLVPTNKPILMDITCGHCLPTLTLPLGKTITFNTQNQTIRVLE from the coding sequence ATGAGAATACCTAAAGGGTTAAAAAAAGGAGATACGATTGGATTAATTAGTGCATCAAGTCCGACTCCACCTGAAAACTTACAAAAAGCGATTGAGAGTGTTGAAAAGCTTGGCTTTAAAGTGGTTGTTGGAGACACATGTAAAGAAAGACACGGATATTTGGCAGGAAACGATGAACTACGTGCACGAGAAGTAAACGAAATGTTTCGTAATCCAGATATCGATGGCATTTTCTGTATTCGTGGGGGATATGGTGCAACTAAGATTCTACCAATGCTTGACTTAGAGATGATTAAAGAAAATCCAAAGGTATTCGCTGGTTATAGTGACGTCACTGCACTTCATATTGTATTTAATCAGATATGTAAGTTTGTCACGTTCCACTCCCCAATGCCTTCAACAGAATTTATTAGACCTGAGATGGACCAATACACTTGGGACTCTTTTACTTCGAATGTAATGGAGCCAGAGCGAGGAGATTACCTTCTTAAAAATATTGATGGCCAACCAATGAGAACTCTAGTAAGTGGAGAGGCAAAGGGTCAATTAGTTGGAGGAAACTTAACATTGGTAACAGCTTCACTTGGTACACCTTATGAAATCAATACAAAAGATAAAATACTGTTTTTAGAAGATATAGATGAATATGAGAGAAGTATAGACCGTATGTTGACTCAACTTAAGCTTGCTGGAAAATTGAACGATGCAGCTGGGATACTATTGGGGGCCTGGACAAATTGCGGACCACAAAATCCTCAACATCCCGAACAAAGTCTACGATTGCAAACGATTTTTGAGGAAATGCTAGTACCTACCAACAAACCAATTTTAATGGACATTACTTGTGGACATTGTTTGCCTACGTTGACATTACCACTTGGTAAAACGATTACCTTTAATACTCAAAACCAAACAATTAGAGTACTAGAGTAG
- a CDS encoding ATP-binding cassette domain-containing protein has translation MDKKEIFLEVKNLNVTFGKGKSKFVAIDDVSFHIYKGETFGLVGESGSGKTTIGRSIMRINEVTSGQILFKGKQINGKIPKEWDREITQKIQMIFQDPMASLNERAKVDYIISEGLLNTNKYASETDRKEKVNNALLQVGLLPEFASRFPHEFSGGQRQRIGIARALVMEPEFIIADEPISALDVSIRAQVLNLLAKLQDENNLTYLFIAHDLSIVRFITDRTAVIYKGKIVELAETEKLFTNPIHPYTRALLSAVPQPNPYKERSKVVEIYDPSQHKYERYPPTFVELEEGHFVLANIEEISRYRETIKMGV, from the coding sequence ATGGATAAAAAAGAAATATTTCTAGAAGTGAAAAATTTAAATGTGACATTTGGCAAAGGAAAAAGTAAATTTGTCGCAATAGATGATGTTAGCTTTCATATTTATAAAGGTGAAACATTCGGTCTAGTTGGTGAATCTGGCTCTGGTAAGACAACAATTGGTCGATCAATCATGCGCATTAATGAGGTAACGAGTGGTCAAATTCTTTTTAAAGGAAAACAAATTAATGGCAAAATTCCAAAAGAATGGGACCGTGAAATTACACAAAAAATTCAAATGATTTTTCAAGATCCAATGGCCTCACTAAATGAACGGGCAAAAGTTGACTATATTATTTCAGAAGGATTATTAAATACAAACAAATATGCTAGTGAAACAGACCGAAAAGAAAAAGTGAACAATGCATTGTTGCAAGTTGGGTTACTACCAGAATTTGCAAGCCGCTTTCCTCATGAATTTTCTGGTGGTCAAAGGCAACGTATTGGAATTGCACGTGCTCTAGTTATGGAACCTGAGTTCATCATTGCGGATGAACCAATCTCTGCATTGGATGTTTCAATTCGTGCACAAGTTTTAAATTTATTAGCTAAATTACAAGATGAAAACAATCTTACGTACTTATTTATAGCCCATGACTTATCAATTGTCCGTTTTATAACAGATCGAACAGCAGTTATTTATAAAGGCAAAATAGTCGAACTTGCTGAGACGGAGAAGTTATTTACAAACCCAATCCATCCCTATACGCGGGCGTTGCTATCAGCAGTACCACAACCAAACCCTTATAAAGAACGTAGTAAAGTAGTGGAAATATATGATCCTTCGCAGCATAAGTATGAAAGGTATCCACCAACATTTGTAGAGTTAGAAGAAGGTCATTTTGTTCTAGCAAATATTGAGGAGATTAGTCGTTACCGTGAAACAATTAAAATGGGGGTGTAA